The Anaerohalosphaeraceae bacterium DNA segment GCTGGGAGTTGTAGTCTTTCTGGTAGAGTTCGTTGAACTTTTTGAGGCCGGACTGGTATTCGGCGACCCATTCTTTGGCAAAAGCACCGGAGGTAATTTCGCCGAGAATCTTCTTCATTTCGGCTCTGGTTTGTTCGGTGATGATTCGCGGGCCGCGGGTAAGGTCGCCGTATTCGGCGGTGTTGGAGATGCTGTAGCGCATGTAGCTCATGCCGCCCTGATACATCAGGTCCACGATGAGTTTGACCTCGTGCATGCATTCGAAATAGGCGATTTCGGGCTGATAGCCGGCTTCGACGAGGGTTTCAAATCCGGCTTTAATCAGGGCCGTCAGGCCGCCGCAGAGGACGACCTGTTCGCCGAACAGGTCGGTTTCCGTTTCTTCTTTGAAGGTGGTTCGGAGGATTCCGGCCCGTGCGCCTCCGATGCCGTTGCCCCATGCCAGGGCAATCTGGAGGGCGGTTCCGGTGGCATCCTGCTGGACGGCCACGAGGCAGGGAACACCGCCGCCTTTTTCAAATTCACTGCGGACGAGGTGCCCGGGGCCTTTGGGGGCGATCATGACGACGTTGATGTCGGCCGGCGGTTTGATGTAGCCGAAATGGATGTTGAACCCGTGGCAGAAGCCGAGTGTTTGGCCCGCTTTGAGGTTGGGAGCAATCTCCGTCTGATAAACCTTGGACTGCACTTCGTCGGGGAGTGTGACAATAATCAGAGCAGCCCCCTTGACGGCGTCTGCAATCGGCCCGGGTTTAAACCCGTGTTCCAAAGCGAGTTTGTAGTTGTCGGTTCCTTTGAGTTCTGCGACGGCGACTTCGATACCGCTGTCGCGGAGGTTTTGGCTGTGGGCGTGGCCCTGGCTGCCGTATCCGATGACGGCGACTTTTTTGCCTTTGAGGGCGTCAATCGGGGCGTCCTGTTCATAATAAATTTTTGCCATTGTGTTTTATCTCCTATTGAAGACTTTTGTTGTATATTTTTTGGTTTTTTCAGGATAAGCAGGAACCGGATTGTTTTCAACTTTTTTCTTTGCTGTCCGTGCAGTTTTACCGACCGCTTTTTTGAAGATTCGAGCTGTTTATTTGCCGTCGTCGGAGTTTTCCGCCTGGACGACTCGGCTCTGACGTGCCATGGCCACGGTGCCGGTGCGGACGAGGTTTTTGATGCCGTAGGGTCGGCAGGCCTCGATAAAGGCCTCGATTTTGCTTTCAGGACCGGCGACTTCAACCATCACGAATTTGGAGCCGATGTCCACAACTTTTCCCTGAAACATCTCGACCAGAGCAAGGATTTCCGGGCGTTTTTCAGGCGGACAGGCGACGCTGATGAGCATCAGGTCCCTGGCAACGACATCCATGCCGGCAAAGTCCTGAACTTTGACGACGGTGACGATTTTGGCCAGCTGTTTGCGGACTTGTTCGACGACGCGGTCATCGCCGATGACGACGATAGTCATGCGCGACAGGGAGGGGTCGTCGGTTCGGCCGACAGCAAGGGAGTCAATATTAAAAGCCCGTGCGGCGAACATTCCAGCCACGTGGGCCAGAACACCGGGTTTATTCTGAACTAAAGCGCTGAGAATATGTTTCATTGTTCATCCTTTCCTGTGAAAAGATGGTTTCGGTTTTCAGGCCATTTCGAAGATATCCAGACCGTCCATTTCGTGGAGTGATTTTCCGGCCGGGACCATGGGCCAGACGTTTTCCTCCGGGTCTACATGAAAATCGGCCACACAGGGTCTTTTTTCTGCGAGCATGGCTTTGATAACGGCTGGGACTTCCTCTTTTTTCTCGGCGCGGAGTCCGACGGCCCCGAAGGCCTCGGCGAGCCGGGCGAAATCAGGGCTTTTGAGGGAGCTGCAGGAGTAGCGTTTGCCGTAAAAGAGTTCCTGCCACTGGCGGACCATCCCCATATAGCCGTTGTTGATCAGGCAGACTTTGACAGGCAGTTCATACATAACGGCGGTGGACAGTTCGGTCAGGGTCATATTGAAGCTGCTGTCGCCGTCGATGTCGATGACAAGGGCATCGGGGTTGGCAATCTTGGCGCCGATGGCGGCCGGCAGACCGAAGCCCATCGTGCCCAGTCCGCCGGAGGTGATGAACTGACGCGGCCGGTTGAAACGATAGAATTGGGCTGTCCACATCTGATGCTGGCCGACACCGGTGGTGATAATCGCCTGGCCCTGAGTCTGTCTCCAGAGTTCTTCGATGACATACTGGGGTTTGATGGTTTTGGCGTTCCGATTGTAGCGGAGCGGATGGCGTTTTTTCCATTCGGCGATTTGGTCGAACCATTCTTTTCGCTCTTTGTATTCGACCAGCTCGAGCATTTCCGTCAAAACGTGTCGGGCGCTTCCGACGACCGGAATATCCGCCGGGACGTTTTTGGAGATGCTGGACGGGTCTAGGTCAATATGGATGACGCGGGCGTTCGGGGCAAAGGCCTTGAGTTTTCCGGTGACACGGTCATCGAAACGAGCTCCCACACAGATAAGCAGGTCACAGTTCTGCACCGCGAAGTTGGCATAGGCGGCTCCGTGCATGCCGAGCATGTCGAGAGACAGAGGGTCATTTTGGTCGAAGGCCCCCAGTCCCATCAGGGTCATTGTAACAGGGATGTTGGCTTTTTTAGCCAGTTTCCGCAGGGGTTCGGAGGCATTGCCGCTGATGACGCCTCCGCCGACGTAGAGGACGGGTCTTTGAGAGCTGTTGACGGCCTCTGCGGCGGCTGTAATTTGGCGGGCGTGTCCCCGTTCGCGAATGCGATAGCCCGGCAAATCAAGCGGCTGCGGGGGTGTGGCCGGCACCTGAGCGATTTGCATATCCACGGGAATGTCAATCAGGACCGGCCCCGGTCTGCCGGTGGAAGCAATAAAGAAGGCCTCGCGGATGGTTTGGGCCAGTTCATTGGGGTTTTTGACAATCACATTGTGTTTGGTGATCGGCCGCGTAATGCCGGTTGTATCGGCTTCCTGGAAGGCGTCGTTGCCGATCAGTTCCGTGCGGACCTGTCCGGTTAAGGCGACGAGAGGGACGGAGTCCATCATCGCGGTAGCCAGGCCGGTGGTCAGATTGGTGGCACCCGGACCGGATGTGGCGACAACGACACCCACCTTTCCTGTAGAACGGGCATAGGCATCAGCCATGTGGCAGCCGCCTTGCTCATGTCGGGGAATGACGACGCGAATGGGGGAATCATAGAGTTTGTCAAACAGCGGCAGTACGACGCCGCCGAGGTATCCGAAGAGCACATCGACCCCGTGCTCGAGGAGGGTATCGACAATAATCTGGCTGCCGGGTTTGGTTTGAACGGCTGTTTTTTCGCTCGTATTGTCTTTCATTGGAAACTCCTATACAGAAAGTATTTTTCTGCGTCCGGATGCCTAAGTTTGCGCAGAAGAGCGGTATTTTTCGGAAGTCGGTTCGAAACACGGGGGAGTCGGCTGTACGCCGCAAAAGGCATGTCTTTTCATAATGTTTCTCCTGATAAACATACTGTTATACCGAATTCTGCGGCATTGAAGGCATCGGCCGTCGGTCTCCACCGGCAAACCCCGAGTCTGTCCGGCAGAAACGAACGGGTTTTTTGAGCCCGCCGCAAAATCGTCATCACAACGCTTTGTTGTGTTTCAGGACGATTCTTCGCCTGATTACGAAAGAACCACTACACAGTATATCGGTTTTTTTCGGAAAATCAATTCCTTTTTTGTTTTTCGGTGAAAACCTGTGTAAAGTTCGATTGCAAGCGGCGATTTTGGCGATATAATGTCGAGTATAAGAATGGGTCACGGAAGATATCCTGCGGTGGGAAGGATTGTAAGATGTTTAATTTTAACAGGTT contains these protein-coding regions:
- the ilvC gene encoding ketol-acid reductoisomerase, coding for MAKIYYEQDAPIDALKGKKVAVIGYGSQGHAHSQNLRDSGIEVAVAELKGTDNYKLALEHGFKPGPIADAVKGAALIIVTLPDEVQSKVYQTEIAPNLKAGQTLGFCHGFNIHFGYIKPPADINVVMIAPKGPGHLVRSEFEKGGGVPCLVAVQQDATGTALQIALAWGNGIGGARAGILRTTFKEETETDLFGEQVVLCGGLTALIKAGFETLVEAGYQPEIAYFECMHEVKLIVDLMYQGGMSYMRYSISNTAEYGDLTRGPRIITEQTRAEMKKILGEITSGAFAKEWVAEYQSGLKKFNELYQKDYNSQLEQVGRKLRKMMKWIHAKEI
- the ilvN gene encoding acetolactate synthase small subunit gives rise to the protein MKHILSALVQNKPGVLAHVAGMFAARAFNIDSLAVGRTDDPSLSRMTIVVIGDDRVVEQVRKQLAKIVTVVKVQDFAGMDVVARDLMLISVACPPEKRPEILALVEMFQGKVVDIGSKFVMVEVAGPESKIEAFIEACRPYGIKNLVRTGTVAMARQSRVVQAENSDDGK
- the ilvB gene encoding biosynthetic-type acetolactate synthase large subunit; translated protein: MKDNTSEKTAVQTKPGSQIIVDTLLEHGVDVLFGYLGGVVLPLFDKLYDSPIRVVIPRHEQGGCHMADAYARSTGKVGVVVATSGPGATNLTTGLATAMMDSVPLVALTGQVRTELIGNDAFQEADTTGITRPITKHNVIVKNPNELAQTIREAFFIASTGRPGPVLIDIPVDMQIAQVPATPPQPLDLPGYRIRERGHARQITAAAEAVNSSQRPVLYVGGGVISGNASEPLRKLAKKANIPVTMTLMGLGAFDQNDPLSLDMLGMHGAAYANFAVQNCDLLICVGARFDDRVTGKLKAFAPNARVIHIDLDPSSISKNVPADIPVVGSARHVLTEMLELVEYKERKEWFDQIAEWKKRHPLRYNRNAKTIKPQYVIEELWRQTQGQAIITTGVGQHQMWTAQFYRFNRPRQFITSGGLGTMGFGLPAAIGAKIANPDALVIDIDGDSSFNMTLTELSTAVMYELPVKVCLINNGYMGMVRQWQELFYGKRYSCSSLKSPDFARLAEAFGAVGLRAEKKEEVPAVIKAMLAEKRPCVADFHVDPEENVWPMVPAGKSLHEMDGLDIFEMA